From Vibrio artabrorum, a single genomic window includes:
- the seqA gene encoding replication initiation negative regulator SeqA yields the protein MKTIEVDEDLYRFIAGQTERIGESASDILRRLLQVDSQGKVPIEDIVEPKGIVVSKEVGFTLEKLDGVKEMRSLLISDEFASLKKAIDRFMLVLSTLHKIDPESFSEATQVKGRKRVYFADNEATLLANGNTTKPKAIPQSPFWVITNNNTSRKRQMIEQLMSRMSFQAELIEKVTGSI from the coding sequence ATGAAAACAATTGAGGTTGATGAAGACCTATACCGTTTTATTGCGGGTCAGACAGAACGTATTGGCGAAAGCGCTTCAGATATTCTGCGTCGCTTATTACAGGTTGATAGCCAAGGTAAGGTTCCGATTGAAGATATCGTTGAACCAAAAGGTATCGTTGTTAGTAAAGAGGTAGGTTTTACTCTAGAGAAGTTAGATGGCGTTAAAGAAATGCGTTCATTACTAATATCAGATGAGTTTGCATCACTAAAGAAAGCCATTGATCGTTTCATGCTTGTGTTATCTACACTGCATAAAATCGACCCTGAAAGCTTTTCAGAAGCAACTCAAGTTAAAGGCCGTAAGCGTGTTTATTTCGCAGATAACGAAGCAACGTTGTTAGCCAATGGTAACACCACCAAGCCTAAAGCGATTCCACAAAGTCCTTTTTGGGTGATTACTAATAATAATACTAGCCGTAAAAGACAAATGATTGAGCAGCTTATGAGCCGTATGAGTTTCCAAGCTGAATTGATAGAAAAAGTCACCGGTTCAATTTAG
- a CDS encoding alpha/beta fold hydrolase, translating to MSLQLNYKIEGEGHTIVLIHGLFGNLDNLGLLARDLKADHQVLSLDLRNHGQSFHSDIHDYQAMAQDVAQLLNDLALKEVTVIGHSMGGKVAMALTQHFALRKLIVLDMAPIAYKEHRHNNVFAGLQAVIEEQPTSRSETLKILSKHIEIDGVRQFLTKSLFKAEHGIMEWRFNVASLLSNYPSIMGWAPIEKTSVKTLLIKGGDSDYLTTEHQAAVQQQFSHAKAHVIANTGHWLHAEKPAEVLRAIRKFIA from the coding sequence ATGTCACTACAGCTCAACTATAAAATTGAAGGTGAGGGTCACACCATCGTTTTGATCCATGGATTATTCGGTAACTTAGACAACCTTGGCTTGCTGGCTAGGGATCTCAAAGCCGATCATCAGGTGCTTAGCCTCGATCTACGCAACCACGGTCAATCTTTCCATAGTGACATTCACGATTATCAAGCAATGGCACAAGATGTCGCTCAACTGTTGAATGATCTGGCACTGAAAGAGGTCACAGTGATCGGTCATTCAATGGGGGGCAAAGTCGCAATGGCGCTGACGCAACATTTTGCACTGCGTAAGTTGATCGTATTAGATATGGCACCTATTGCGTACAAAGAACATCGACACAACAACGTATTCGCGGGCCTGCAAGCCGTAATTGAAGAGCAACCGACCTCTCGCTCAGAGACGTTAAAGATCCTCTCGAAACATATCGAAATAGATGGGGTTCGTCAGTTCTTAACCAAATCTTTGTTCAAAGCAGAGCACGGCATCATGGAATGGCGCTTCAATGTTGCTTCGTTATTGAGCAACTACCCAAGTATTATGGGTTGGGCGCCGATCGAGAAAACCTCGGTCAAAACCTTGCTAATAAAAGGTGGGGATTCTGATTACCTCACCACCGAACATCAAGCCGCCGTTCAGCAGCAATTTTCTCACGCAAAGGCACACGTTATCGCGAATACTGGTCACTGGCTGCATGCCGAAAAACCGGCAGAAGTACTTAGAGCAATTAGAAAGTTCATCGCTTAA
- a CDS encoding DUF2788 domain-containing protein, producing the protein MLYDYMNIIESVGLDLLFAAIFFLIGMAIKDVLKQGNVPAFGRRIVWLVLFLGCAGFIAKGIIQLSWEGTGI; encoded by the coding sequence ATGCTTTACGATTACATGAACATCATTGAATCTGTTGGTTTGGATCTTCTGTTTGCCGCGATTTTCTTTTTGATCGGTATGGCAATTAAAGACGTTCTAAAGCAAGGTAATGTTCCAGCATTTGGTCGTCGCATCGTATGGTTAGTACTTTTCCTTGGTTGTGCGGGTTTTATCGCCAAAGGGATAATCCAACTAAGCTGGGAAGGAACGGGGATCTAA
- the fldA gene encoding flavodoxin FldA, with amino-acid sequence MASVGLFFGSDTGNTEAVAKMIQKQLGKQLVHVQDIAKSSKEDIDNFDLLLLGIPTWYYGEAQCDWDDFFPELEAIDFSTKLVAIFGCGDQEDYAEYFCDAMGTIRDIVEAKGGTILGHTSTEGYEFEASKGLVEGDDSQFVGLCIDEDRQPELTEERVSNWVKQIHEEMCLAELED; translated from the coding sequence ATGGCAAGTGTAGGTCTCTTCTTTGGTAGCGATACAGGTAACACTGAAGCTGTTGCTAAGATGATTCAAAAGCAATTGGGCAAGCAGCTCGTTCACGTTCAAGACATTGCAAAAAGCAGCAAAGAAGATATCGATAACTTCGATCTACTGCTGCTTGGTATCCCTACGTGGTACTACGGCGAAGCACAATGTGACTGGGACGACTTTTTCCCTGAGCTAGAAGCGATTGATTTTTCAACGAAGCTTGTTGCTATCTTTGGCTGTGGCGACCAAGAAGATTACGCAGAATACTTCTGTGATGCTATGGGGACTATCCGTGACATCGTTGAAGCAAAAGGCGGTACTATCTTAGGTCACACATCAACTGAAGGCTACGAATTCGAAGCATCGAAAGGGTTAGTTGAGGGCGATGACAGCCAATTCGTTGGCCTATGTATCGATGAAGACCGTCAACCTGAGCTAACTGAGGAGCGTGTTTCGAACTGGGTTAAACAAATCCACGAAGAGATGTGCCTAGCAGAGCTAGAAGACTAA
- a CDS encoding DUF4442 domain-containing protein: protein MNKQLAKIYKPNIVKFALNIWPPFWGAGIRIAHISPDFRVVKTILKLRWWNKNANRTQYGGSIFSLTDPVYSLMLMGILGERYYVWDKEASINFIKPGQSDLYADFEISQGQLDEIYRQTQLGEKCFPEFIIYVKDKKGNVVSEIQRTLYVRKKPQFREDDDALEVEC, encoded by the coding sequence ATGAACAAGCAGCTCGCAAAAATTTACAAACCGAACATTGTAAAGTTCGCACTCAATATTTGGCCACCTTTTTGGGGGGCGGGTATTCGTATTGCCCATATAAGCCCTGACTTTAGAGTCGTTAAGACGATATTAAAGCTACGTTGGTGGAACAAGAACGCCAATCGCACTCAATATGGGGGTAGCATATTTTCTTTAACTGATCCTGTTTACTCCTTGATGTTAATGGGAATTTTAGGGGAGCGATATTACGTTTGGGATAAGGAGGCGAGCATTAACTTCATTAAGCCGGGCCAATCTGACCTGTACGCTGATTTTGAGATAAGCCAAGGACAACTTGACGAAATCTACCGTCAGACACAGCTTGGTGAAAAGTGTTTTCCTGAGTTCATTATCTACGTGAAAGATAAGAAGGGGAATGTGGTATCAGAAATTCAGCGCACTCTGTATGTCAGAAAAAAACCGCAGTTTAGAGAGGATGATGACGCATTAGAAGTTGAGTGCTAA
- the fcrX gene encoding ferric iron uptake transcriptional regulator FcrX, translated as MSDNNQALKDAGLKVTLPRLKILEVLQQPECQHISAEDLYKKLIDLGEEIGLATVYRVLNQFDDAGIVTRHHFEGGKSVFELSTQYHHDHLVCLDCGEVIEFSDELIEERQKQIAERYNVKLTNHSLYLYGKSISGGCKGNPDAHKAK; from the coding sequence ATGTCAGACAATAATCAAGCGCTAAAAGATGCTGGTCTTAAAGTGACCCTTCCACGGCTCAAAATTTTAGAAGTATTACAACAGCCAGAGTGCCAACATATTAGTGCTGAAGATTTATATAAAAAGCTGATCGACTTAGGAGAAGAGATTGGGCTTGCGACCGTTTATCGTGTACTTAACCAATTCGATGATGCTGGCATTGTAACGCGCCACCACTTTGAAGGCGGTAAGTCTGTATTTGAACTTTCAACACAGTACCATCATGACCACCTTGTGTGTCTAGACTGCGGTGAAGTTATTGAATTTTCTGATGAGCTTATCGAAGAAAGACAGAAACAAATCGCAGAACGCTATAACGTGAAACTGACAAACCACAGTTTGTACTTATATGGCAAGAGCATTAGCGGAGGTTGCAAAGGCAACCCAGATGCTCACAAAGCAAAATAA
- the glnS gene encoding glutamine--tRNA ligase translates to MSEAEARPSNFIRQIIDKDLADGTHSSVHTRFPPEPNGYLHIGHAKSICLNFGIAQDYQGQCNLRFDDTNPEKEDVEYVESIKNDVSWLGFEWSGDVCYSSNYFDTLYAYAVELINKGLAYVDELSPEQIREYRGTLKEPGKASPYRDRSPEENLALFEKMRDGGFEEGKACLRAKIDMSSSFMVMRDPVIYRVRFAHHHQTADKWCIYPMYDFTHCISDALEGITHSICTLEFQDNRRLYDWVLDNITIDCQPRQYEFSRLNLEYTVMSKRKLNQLVVENLVQGWDDPRMPTISGLRRRGFTSSSIREFCKRIGVTKQENMIEFGSLESCIRDDLNENAPRAMAVLDPVKIVIENYEADTVETLTVANHPNKPEMGTREVPFTREVWIERDDFREEANKKYKRLVLGKEVRLRGAYVIKAERIEKDAEGNITTIFCSYDNETLGKNPADGRKVKGVIHWVSADKALPAEIRLYDRLFTVANPAAADDFAATLNPESLVTLNGFVEPSLAEGVAEQAYQFERTGYFCVDSKDSKADALVFNRTVGLRDTWGKTEA, encoded by the coding sequence ATGAGTGAAGCTGAGGCTCGTCCATCGAATTTCATTCGCCAAATTATCGATAAAGATTTAGCGGATGGTACACACAGTAGCGTGCATACTCGTTTTCCGCCGGAGCCGAATGGCTACCTGCACATTGGTCACGCTAAATCTATTTGCTTGAACTTTGGTATTGCTCAGGACTACCAGGGACAGTGTAATCTTCGTTTCGATGATACAAACCCTGAAAAAGAAGACGTTGAATACGTTGAGTCAATTAAGAATGATGTAAGCTGGTTAGGCTTCGAATGGTCTGGTGATGTTTGTTATTCATCCAACTACTTCGATACGCTTTACGCTTATGCTGTGGAATTAATTAATAAAGGCTTAGCATACGTTGACGAGCTAAGTCCTGAGCAGATCCGTGAATACCGTGGCACCTTAAAAGAGCCAGGTAAAGCAAGCCCATATCGTGATCGCAGTCCTGAAGAGAACCTAGCGTTGTTTGAAAAAATGCGTGACGGTGGCTTTGAAGAAGGTAAAGCGTGTCTACGTGCTAAGATCGACATGAGCTCTTCGTTCATGGTGATGCGCGATCCTGTTATCTACCGTGTTCGTTTTGCTCACCATCATCAAACTGCTGACAAGTGGTGCATTTACCCAATGTACGACTTTACTCACTGTATCTCTGATGCGCTGGAAGGTATTACGCACTCTATCTGTACGCTTGAATTCCAAGATAACCGTCGTTTGTACGATTGGGTTCTAGATAACATCACGATTGATTGCCAACCTCGTCAGTACGAGTTTAGCCGTCTAAATCTTGAATACACAGTGATGTCTAAGCGTAAGCTGAACCAACTTGTGGTTGAAAATCTAGTGCAAGGTTGGGATGACCCACGTATGCCTACTATCTCTGGCCTACGTCGTCGTGGTTTTACTTCAAGTTCGATTCGTGAATTCTGTAAGCGTATTGGCGTGACTAAGCAAGAGAACATGATTGAGTTCGGTTCACTTGAATCTTGCATCCGTGATGATCTGAACGAAAATGCACCTCGTGCAATGGCTGTTCTGGATCCAGTTAAGATCGTTATCGAAAACTACGAAGCAGATACCGTAGAAACGCTAACGGTTGCAAACCACCCGAACAAGCCAGAAATGGGTACTCGTGAAGTTCCATTTACCCGTGAAGTTTGGATTGAGCGTGACGACTTCCGTGAAGAAGCAAACAAGAAATACAAGCGTTTGGTTCTTGGCAAAGAAGTTCGTCTACGTGGTGCTTACGTGATCAAAGCTGAACGTATCGAAAAAGATGCAGAAGGTAACATTACGACTATCTTCTGTTCTTACGATAACGAAACACTCGGTAAGAACCCAGCAGATGGCCGTAAAGTGAAAGGTGTTATCCACTGGGTATCAGCTGATAAAGCGCTACCTGCTGAGATTCGTTTGTACGATCGTCTATTCACAGTGGCCAACCCAGCCGCTGCTGATGATTTTGCAGCGACGCTTAACCCTGAATCACTGGTTACGCTAAACGGTTTTGTTGAACCTAGCCTAGCGGAAGGTGTGGCAGAGCAAGCGTACCAGTTTGAACGTACAGGCTACTTCTGTGTGGATTCCAAAGATTCTAAAGCAGACGCACTAGTCTTCAACCGCACGGTTGGTCTACGTGACACTTGGGGTAAAACTGAGGCTTAA
- the nagE gene encoding N-acetylglucosamine-specific PTS transporter subunit IIBC gives MLPIATLPIAALLLRLGQGDLLDIPFMAQAGGAIFGNLPLLFGLGIAIGLSKDGNGAAGLAGAVAYFVLTATATTINADVNMSFFGGIFAGIIAGHCYNAFHATRLPEWLAFFAGKRLVPIMAGLFALVAGAVSGVVWPGVQSGLDTLAHAISTSGAIGQFVYGTLNRALIPVGLHHVLNSYFWFGMGTCQEIIVAGQGAFANITQLCVDPALAKTLVVGQEHTFTFANSVTPEITTVVKEVTETVKSGDLNRFFGGDKGAGVFMNGFYPIMMFGLPGAALAMYLAAPAEKRSQVGGALFSVAFCSFLTGITEPLEFMFVFLAPALYAIHAVFTGLSLVVANMFGTLHGFGFSAGLIDFVLNWGLATKPFTLLLIGLAFGALYFFTFSFAIRAFNLKSPGREDDDEAVAPAGDSPKGDVARQYLKALGGHENLTSIDACITRLRLTLKDRSIADEAVLKKLGAKGVVKLGENNLQVILGPLAEIVAGEMKAIGAGEDLSDVKLP, from the coding sequence ATGCTACCTATCGCAACGCTTCCGATTGCGGCGCTTCTTTTACGTTTAGGTCAAGGCGATCTACTTGATATTCCATTCATGGCTCAAGCTGGTGGCGCTATCTTCGGTAACCTACCATTGCTGTTTGGTCTAGGTATCGCGATTGGTCTTTCTAAAGACGGTAACGGCGCAGCGGGTCTTGCTGGTGCAGTTGCTTACTTCGTATTAACGGCCACTGCAACGACCATCAATGCTGATGTTAACATGTCATTCTTCGGCGGTATCTTTGCAGGTATCATCGCAGGTCACTGTTACAACGCTTTCCACGCGACACGCCTTCCTGAATGGCTGGCTTTCTTCGCGGGTAAACGTTTAGTACCAATCATGGCCGGTCTATTTGCACTTGTTGCTGGTGCTGTGTCTGGTGTGGTTTGGCCTGGTGTTCAATCTGGTCTAGATACGCTGGCTCATGCAATATCAACTTCTGGCGCTATCGGTCAATTTGTTTACGGTACTCTTAACCGCGCACTAATCCCTGTAGGTCTGCACCACGTATTGAACTCATACTTCTGGTTCGGTATGGGTACATGTCAAGAAATCATCGTAGCTGGTCAAGGTGCATTTGCTAACATCACTCAATTGTGTGTTGATCCTGCCCTAGCTAAAACTCTAGTTGTTGGCCAAGAGCACACATTCACATTCGCTAACTCTGTAACTCCAGAAATCACAACTGTAGTGAAAGAAGTGACTGAAACAGTGAAATCTGGTGACCTAAACCGCTTCTTCGGTGGTGATAAAGGCGCTGGCGTATTCATGAACGGTTTCTACCCTATCATGATGTTCGGTCTACCAGGTGCTGCACTTGCAATGTACCTAGCTGCTCCTGCTGAAAAACGTAGCCAAGTGGGTGGCGCACTGTTCTCAGTTGCATTCTGTTCATTCTTAACGGGTATCACAGAGCCGCTAGAATTCATGTTCGTATTCTTAGCTCCTGCTCTTTACGCAATACACGCTGTATTCACAGGTCTGTCTCTAGTTGTTGCTAACATGTTTGGTACTCTGCACGGTTTCGGTTTCTCTGCCGGTCTAATTGACTTCGTATTGAACTGGGGTCTAGCAACTAAACCATTCACTCTACTATTGATTGGCTTAGCATTCGGTGCTCTATACTTCTTCACTTTCTCTTTCGCAATCCGCGCGTTCAACTTGAAATCGCCAGGTCGTGAAGATGATGATGAAGCAGTGGCTCCTGCTGGTGATTCACCTAAAGGTGATGTTGCACGTCAATACCTGAAAGCGCTAGGTGGTCACGAAAACCTGACTTCAATCGATGCTTGTATCACTCGTCTACGTCTAACTCTTAAAGACCGCTCTATCGCTGATGAGGCTGTTCTTAAGAAACTGGGCGCGAAAGGTGTGGTTAAACTAGGTGAGAATAACCTACAGGTTATCCTAGGCCCATTAGCTGAAATCGTCGCGGGCGAAATGAAAGCTATCGGTGCAGGTGAAGACCTATCTGATGTAAAACTTCCATAG